The genomic stretch TTTTTGACCCACACGACCACATCAACCTGTCACATCGGAGAGAAAATGTTCATTTCTGGCCGATGctgatatttcattttaaagacgGCGTGTCCCTGTCGCCGCGTCTCTAATCCAGACACTtcctgtccttctcctcctgctcctgctccagATCACACTGGGACGCTGCTGGCCAACATGGTGGGCTGCCTGGCCTGGTTCTGTGTGGACACGTCGCGTGGCGTGGACTTCGGTTTGTCCATCCTCTGGTTCATTCTCTTCACACCTTGTTCTTTCGTCTGCTGGTACAGACCGCTCTATGGAGCCTTCAGGTGAACGACGCACATGTATTTCACCTCGCATGAACTAATGAAAGACTCCATGGTCGTGTTGTTTATACTCTGcatttctctcttcctccaggAGTGACAGCTCTTTTAGgttttttgctttcttcttcGTGTACATCTGTCAGTTTGGCATCTACGTGCTCCAGTGTATCGGCATCACTAGTTGGGGCGCCAGGTGAGAAACCAGGACGAGGAGAGACACAGCGACCTGTGTTTAAATACTCAGTCATGTTTAATGCTACCAGCCCCTAGAAAATATGGATGTTTCATGGATTTTAACATGGTTTTTAATTATTACTATGTGTGTCTTAAGACCTGCAatcattttgataaatgatttattgttttcaagaaaatgctgaaaatatttTCGCTCCATCTTCtagttggacaaaacaaaaaatttgAAGACAGCTTCTTTGGatgttttagcatttttcaCGGTTTTATGGACCAAACAAGGAATTTCAACATTTCAAGTTCAAACACTCAAACTGACTGACATAGAGGGAGTTACTGAAAAGACCAAAcccaacaatgtgttagtctGTCTCTCAGTATTTTACATCGACCTTACcatgaaaacaaatcacaaatatgtcagcttttatttttaaaaacccGCTGTAATTTCCTTAAACAACTGGGCATTGCAGCTTTCATCAAATGTACCTCCAACAGGacttaattgtgtttttgtttgggactattttcatcTGCGGATTAACACACATTCGTTGCTCTGTTTAGTATTTTTTGCCGCCGCTCATTCTTCACTTTATCCTTTAATGTAGCGGGTGGATCTCAGCTTTGACCGGCCTGAATCGCAGCATCCCGGTGGGCATCATCATGATCCTCATCGCCGCCCTCTTCACCTCTCAGGCCGTCCTGTCACTCATCATGTTCAAAAAGGTAAACACACCTCAAACAAAGAGGAAGTTAAAGTCGCCCTTTTGTGAAGTCGAGCGGAGTTGTAACGCATCTCTTCTCGTCCTCCTCAGGTCCACGGGATGTACCGGACCACCGACGCCAGCTTTGCGAAGGCCCAGCAGGAGTTCGCCACGGGCGTCATGTCCAACAAGACGGTCCAGACGGCCGCCGCCACCGCCGCCTCCAGGGCTGCACAGGGAGGCTTCAAGGAGCAGATCTGATTGGCTCAGAGGGCTTGCTCGTTTCTCCGTCCAACCCTCCCTcctcccgcctcctcctcctcctctgctcacaCCCAGCTTCCACTTGAGCCAACTGCCCTGTTTGAACACATGGagagccccccctcccctccctctcagcCTTCTGACAATATCAAAGCGGTTCCCGTGACGGTTGGCCGTGATCTCAGTCCGCCGCTAACGGGATTCAAACAGGACCGACGGCTCTCATCACCCACGATGCACTCCTGCCACTCGACCAGCGTGCTCTACttaatttctgtgtgtgtgtgtgtgtgtgtgtgtgtgtgtgtgtgtgtgtgtttgtgtgtttgtgtgtgtgtgtgtggctaacTAACTGAATGTTTGTGTGCCTCTATAAATGTCGGGTCCGTCCTCTGTAAACGGATTCTAATGTGAGTCCGGCTTACTATCATCACCTGGGCATTTCCCACGAAAAAATCCTCCCCAGCATCATTGGCTTCCTGTGTGTCTAAGCCCCTCCCCTTCTGACATAATAACGACTTCCTATTTTTAGATTAATTTATTGCCGGATAAATGGAGGTGACGTAGTCGTCCGTTAATGCACACAGCGGCGTATTCTctcaattagtttttttgctgctttccATGAGTTCATCAGTAAACACTGCTGCCCCCGGTGGAGTGACCATGTATTGCTGAAGATGAATGCTGTGCATTCCAGTTCACCCACTGCCTTTGCCTTCTACTTTTCTGCTTTCCTCAAAATGTGGGTTTTTAGAAAGTGTGTAGTCTTACTTACTTAAAGTGATGCTTCACCCAAAATCTGTTAATTATGAAACACATCTTTATCCTCTGAAACGTATTCAGGTTGTTCCTGCACAGAAAGTCAACTTACAGTGATGCACCACGTTGGTTCAGACTGAAACATCTGAACACATATTGGGTTCATTGTAGTGACATTTTGTGCATGtattcatgctccccagaggatgaatcctgctgactttggtgatccccttcCTCACAACTATTAGATGTGAAGAAGACGTCATTAGCGTGTTAGATGGTGATAACCGTAAACATTCTACCTGCTTAGCAATAGCATGTTAGCATCGTTGCTGTGAGCATGTCTGCACGCTGACGTTAGCATTGAGCTCAGAGCaccgctagcatggctgtagagtAATTCATTGATTGTCAAATTAACTCCCCGACCATTAACTGTAGACGTAGCGACATTTTAACTACAAGAGATAATTATGGATTTTTGGGTGAACGATCACTTTAAAGTTTGTTTGAGTGTTTATCTTTTGCCCATATATCGGTCTACATATCCGTTGTGAAGTTATGCCAAGTTGCACTTTAAATATTTGTCTGCACATTGTTACCTGTGCAAATGGAAGGATATTTCCCGCTCATTAGTGTCCATATTTTAATTCATGTAATGTTCCCCAGCTGAGTTCAGCATCTCATGAAGTCTACCTTTTTCCTGTCGTCTCCTGAGGAGTAAATCAATTATGATCAGCTGTTCTGTACATACAGATGCATGTTtatacagctttttttctgaagaggAAAGTGTAACTCGTCTCCAGCTTTTTCTCGTGCTGCCGGAGGCTTACCTCAGTTTTACTCAGGATGTTCTCTTCACCTGCATGACGAGGTTAAAAGATGAAAACTGGACCCTTAATTGGCCCAAACTGTTTTTAAACACGTCTGCTTTAAATCTATATAAAGATGACAAAAGAATGGGGTCAGTAATGTTGACGTGATGTTCTGATAACTGCTTTGCATATTCATAATTTGACAATTTGTGGATTGACGATCTCTGAACTCCAGCAATCAAATGCATCAAATCTTTTAAGGTATGTTTCATTTCCAGTGTGTGGTCATAAAAAGTGCATTTTACCTGCTAATCTATCtctgaatgtgtctgtttttctccgTTCTTTATGTCTGCAGAGTCTGACAGTCTGCACAGTCTGAGTGCGTGTGATCTCGTCTGTCTGTTGTGTCTCATGTTTGAAGCCAGTTCAGCCTTTTGTATGTATTTGATGTGGGGGAGTGTAAATAGAGGGGGTTTGGGCCTTTAAGTCTTAATCTGTGATCAGGGCAGAGTCCGGCTGTGGGTCTGGGATCCTTCTTGACTTCCTGGagacttaattattattatttttttaaagcttcctGCAACATGCCTTGTTTTGCTCTCTTCCCACTTCTcctgttttttgtatttcacaCTGGATTAATCTGACCCGGTGCATGTGTATTCACAAGTACACTtctgtacaaaaacaacaagagatTATTCCTTCAAAAGAATCAAACCGAGTGACACTTACAGTATTTAGCTGTTATTTTTCTGACttgcttaaaataaatgaatcatgttAAATGTGAGGAGAAAAAGGCGTTAGATTGCAATGCACCGTGAGCTGTGTGATGTGCTGTAGATGGGCTGTGGCTTTCAGCTGTGCTTCATGATCAACATGGTTAATGGtagaaaaacactgacaattAATTCATGAGCATCTCTAaactattaaaatgttaattaaattattgaaaaaactgaaatagtaagggatgtttgtatattttgtacAATTCAAAGACGGTCGGCTATTCGCTCTTAAATTGGTGTGATTTAAAGATGAACTCTGGTTTGACCTCTCAGTCGCATGTTGAGTAGTTTTgagttttgtatatttattgtattaacaCTGAATAAAATTCTTCTTCTGTATGTGTTTTCGTGGTTTCTCTTTCGTGTGAAGTTGAATGTGTTTACTCTTTAAGCACTCTTTGTGTTTGAAGTGAGGCTGCACCAGCTAACGGAGGCCACATGAGGTCAGCAGTCATCAGAGAATATGAGGTTAAGGTCACAACGTCTGCAAAATGTGATGCAGATTTATGCCACTTATTCAAGGTGAATATTCAGTTCTCATATTGAGAATGAGTTATTGAAAAAGTTGTAAACATCTTATGCTGTTGTTGGAGAAATATTACAAAGCCATGATAAAAGATGGAGAGATAATAtgctatttatttaaataaagataataaaagtaGACCCCAAAACATCTAAGAACAATGATGGTGTGTGATTATCCGTAGAATCAATGGAGAAAAGATGTTGCATGATGAGAACACAACAATACTAATGATGAATACAAACCACTTAAATATCCAGTGTGTCTCATTTGGATGCATCTGCTAACAATTTGTTacttaataaaaatatgaaatcaaatatattttccatGCCCTAAAAGAGAAGAAGACTGTAAAGTTAATGGTTTTAGTCGAAGTCTAGTTAATCTAAATGTACTATACTGTTATCATGTATTCTTTCTCTCCGAGGTGTAAAAGGAAACTTAAATTCAGAGGTTGTGTCTTTCCTCGTTCTCGTCGACTCTTcatataaaaaaagggaaaataactCTGGTATTGAAACGGGCAAGAGTTTCTGCTGCTGCACGGTTTTGTCATGTGCTTAATCTGGAAGTCATCAAGCTCTGTGTTTGGTTTTGAGTGTGTGCCGATGGAGAGAAGAGAGCCGATGGGTTTCACCAGAGGCTTCTCTGTCGTCCACATGGAGGGAGGAACATCTGGGGAGGGAGGAACATCTGGGGAGGGACTCTATGGTTTGGGATCGCACACAAACAAGTTATAGCATTTGGTAGCTCGGGAGTAAAAGAGGTGGAGAATATTTAAGGGgttataatcaatattttaatatttcaatatgtgAAAAGGGGCTTTATAGTGAGTTTCAGCTCTTTGACTATCTGTCTGGCCCACAACTTTTTCTAATCTAAGTAAGTATTTCATGaacttttcttaaacctaactaagtagttttgtagccTAAACACAACCAAGTTGTTACCTGTGGAAACggacctttattttgaaaagactgtttgtATGTAACAAGCGGAAAATTAAACGtgtttgtaggaaaacgcatgAAAAATGATGATTAACTTTTTTGGTAAGatagatatcatacgaaccgttgtatgaggatacgttgactTAGTTGAATATgaggcgcgcacacacacacacacacacacacacacacacacacacacacacacacacacacacacacacacacacacacacacacacacacacacacacacacacaaacacacacacacgcagagtaCAGTTCTGCATCAGTGGAAAAACTGATCACCCGCTGGCTGGAAAAAAACGTACCCACCCCCACCTCAAGGGCCAAACCGAGGTCTCAGCACCGAGCTGGCTGCTCCACTTGCTGcatctcctcccttctcctcccttctcctccctttcctcctccctcctcctcttccccacAGTTAAAGCTTCCACTGAATAAAGAACTGAAACCGTATTTTCTTCTCCGTTCTCTTTATTCGTTTGGCAGAAGGACACCATCTATGACTCCACAGACTCCCTGAAAACCAGACGTCACTACCAACAGTAATACTTCATGTCCTCATCGTGCACGCCCACGTCTCTGTGCACAGATTACAGGACGTCTGCTGCAGGAGGACCAGACACAGAGTACTTCATTTCAGGATTCTTTTGCAGATTAGAGGACAAACAGAATGCACCACAGAGCTTCATCGTCCTCGTGCAATAATCATTTTTTCCGTCGATACATTTCAAAGGTctgcaaacaaaataattcagttCCTTCTGCGAGTAGTTTATTCGGACTGACTAGTGGTTCCCTTGTTGAGTTAACGCTCACACGTGGCAGACACTTAACAGGTTTTGCTGCCCGTGGTCTGGTGGCAAAAGGCAAGAGTGACATCATCAGCCCAACCAATCATTTTGCAATCATCGctatgtacaaaatatatatataatcacacTTATTTACAGAACACGTGGAGACAGACGGAGCCTCTCCACACGGCTAAACACCAACACGAAGACAAAAGACTGAacgctgagaaaaaaaaacttggcacTTGTAGATTTCtcccacataaacacaaaacGGAGACAAACAAAGAGTCGGTTTTTAGTGGTAAACAACGCCGGGGCCTCCATTTCACAGGCCAGCCTCATCAAAGACAGAAGGGGAGccgtctcttcttcttcttcttcttcttcttctctttttccccGACAGGACTAGAGTATCTGGGCCTCAGAGGAGGCAGATGAGGCTCTTCCCCTCCTCGATCTCCTCCTGGACCTTGTCGCTGGAGGTGGCGATCTCGGCCTGAGCGGAGAAGACGGCGCAGACGAAGGTGAGCAAGGTGCCTCCCATGGCGGTGTAGAAGGCCCAGCCCATGGAGCAAAGACCGGCCCGGTACGGAGCCGCGTCCACACCGCAGTACAGCTGGACCTTGTCCGAACCCCAGCCAGCGGGGTACAGCATCAGACCCAGGATCAGAAACAGACCTGTGAGCagggaaaacagagagagaaggaatgttaggtttattaaaatacaatatatatagaaatatgaTCATTCTTGACCttagaaatatacatttttactcaAATTCCATTCGTGGACCTtgaattaaagttttaaaaggTACCATGGGGAGTTTTTGGACTACAAGTTTGAAGGGCGTCCCACTAAATGCCGATGATTCAAATAAGGGCTGTCGACTAAGACTTCTTCACTTTTTTCCTCAtggattcctttttttttaaggaaacttgtgagcacatctctggtaaacacaagattcaaagtggtgcttttgtgttatCCTCTGTGGAGAGACTCAGTTTTACACATCCGCCCATTAAATCAACTAACGGATTAGTCAACAAAATCATATGAGTGTTAGCTGACTGAGAACTTCTTTGGTGGAGGAGGGCCCTGATCCGAATAATCACCCCGTTGTCTGCGATGGCctcaggacaacagaggaggaTCCTTCTGACTGGACGGACAGACGTCTGACAGCTGTCATGTGTGACCCACAGCATAACCAACGTGATTAAAACGACAGTATAGACAGGCCAAATGACAAAATCATGTCATCTTTTGTCATCTGATTTTTCAGGTGAAAACATCGCCATCAAACGCTATTAAAATAAAGGTTAGGTTAAAGGTCAGAGGAATTTGGATTAACAACAAACTAAgatttttggagaaaaaaaaaaaagtagaagcCACAGCCTCTGCTCCATGAGATCAATTTTACTTTCCTTAAAATCTGAAATTCTTAATGTTTCGATCGCAAAAAACGCTGATCTGAAgatctgtttttattcagtttgagTAAATTGTGTTTCAATGATCTGGTAAAATGAccgtttttgtcaatggagtctggcgTCTTTGAGGGGAGAATATAacggctttttctttttaaaatccaaCTTGACGAATTAAGGTTTAACTTCAGATCTTCTGCTGGCTTCGTTCTACGGTTTCCTCGTCCAAATTCCATATTTACAGTATACCGTGTTTCTAGtaaattaagcatttttttctgattataaGGCAATAAATCATAGAGGTTTGAGAGAACAGCTTTGGAGTCCATGTTTGATTCCTTTCAGCTGATGTcatccacaaacacagcaacaggaaataaactggaACAGCTGTGGAATGGTCTTTGGTTTTCCTTTAGTCAGCTTATCAACGCAGCACATTCACATCCAGAGTGAGACAATAAAACCAAAGCAGTAtgttagtgttttatttacattaacacAGACCACCTTCCTCTCACTCTAAACCAATGCATCTGATTGACTACCCACTAACATCTTCATATTTAGGCAAAAACCCCAAAGATCAAATGTCTTCAGGTTCTGTGAGTTATCTCCTCTGGTACGAAAACATTTCCTGCCATCTCGGCATTCAAAGCATCCCATCAGACTGAGATGATTCCCCTTTGACGAACCGCCGTGAAACGTGAGTGAAGAGATGATCACAGCGAGGCCTCCGGTGctgcagggaggagagaaaCCCTAAAACCTGAACGGTGACACACATGTCTGTCGGGTCGAGAGCGGAGAACAACAGGAAAGAGGTAGCTGAAGGGCTTCCCCTCCTGCTCCAGTCTCTGGCTGACCCTCCAGGCGCCCTGCGTCTCCGTGGAAGGATGcgatcacttcctgtttcactgtgaCCCGCTTCTACTGCCGGGACTT from Anoplopoma fimbria isolate UVic2021 breed Golden Eagle Sablefish chromosome 14, Afim_UVic_2022, whole genome shotgun sequence encodes the following:
- the LOC129102124 gene encoding secretory carrier-associated membrane protein 1-like → MSDFDNNPFAESEINNPFQDPSVTQVRQAAPPGLEEYNPFTDAKPAPPGLAPKAAAPTINTQPAIMKPTEEPPAYSQSRAQDQSGAAAELLRRQEELEKKAAELDRREREMQSLSASGGKKNNWPPLPEKFPVGPCFYHDITVDIPVEFQKTVKIMYYLWMYHTGTLLANMVGCLAWFCVDTSRGVDFGLSILWFILFTPCSFVCWYRPLYGAFRSDSSFRFFAFFFVYICQFGIYVLQCIGITSWGASGWISALTGLNRSIPVGIIMILIAALFTSQAVLSLIMFKKVHGMYRTTDASFAKAQQEFATGVMSNKTVQTAAATAASRAAQGGFKEQI